The genome window CGTGAACCGGTGCGTCTTCGACATCACCAGCAAACCGCCGGGGACCATCGAATGGGAATAAGGGGCAAGAGCGGGCCGAGCGGGCCGAGCGGGGCTTTCGCGGGGGGAAGACTGCGGAAACGTTCGAAGCCGGGCCTCCGGAGACCCTTGACGACGCATGGCTGACCGGTCCCAGGGCGACGTGCCGGCGGGGACGCCGGCGTCCGCCACCCATCCACGTCCGTCGCATCCGCTGCATCAGCGGATGGACCGGAGTTTTCTCGAGTACGCCAGCTATGTGATTCGCGACCGGGCGATTCCGAATCTGGCGGACGGGTTGAAGCCGGTGCAGCGGCGGATCCTGTGGGTGATGCGCCGGATGGACGACGGGAAGCTGCACAAGGTGGCGAGCATCGCCGGGGACACGATGAAGTACCACCCGCACGGGGACGCCTCGATCGAGGACGCCCTGGTGGTGCTGACCAACAAGCGGTACCTGATCGAGGGGCAGGGGAACTTCGGGAACGTCTTCACCGGCGATCCGCCGGCCGCCGCGCGGTACATCGAGGCGCGGCTCACCGAACTGGCCAGGACGGAGCTGTTCCATGACGACCTGACGGAGTTCGTGCCGACCTACGACGGGCGGCACCAGGAGCCGGTGACCCTGCCGTGCAAGATCCCGCTGCTGCTGATGCTGGGGACGGAGGGCATTGCGGTGGGGTTGTCCGCGCGGATCCTGCCGCACAATTTCATCGAACTTCTCGAGGCCCAGGTGGCCATCCTCCAGAACAAGCCGTTCAAGGTGGTGCCTGACTTCCAGACCGGCGGCCTGATGGACGCGCGGGAGTATGCGGACGGGAAGGGGTCGGTGCGGGTGCGGGCGCGGATCCGGGTGAAGGACGACGACACGGTGATCATCACCGAGATCCCCACCGGGACGACCACGGAGTCGATCGTGGGATCGATCGAGGACGCGGCGCGCAAGGGCAAGCTCAAGGTGCGGGCGATCCACGATTTCACGGCGGAGAAGGTGGAGATCGCGGTCGAGGTGCCGAAGGGGGTGGACCCGCAGAAGCTGGTCGATGCGTTGTACGCCTTCACCCAGTGCGAACTGGCGATCTCGAGCCGGCTGGTGGTCATCCGGGACAACCGGCCGGTGGAGATGACGGTGTCCGAGGTGTTGCGGGCGAACACCGAACAGCTGGTGACGCTGTTGCGGCGGGAGCTGGAGCTGACGCGGGACCGGCTGGACCTGGAGCTGCATCAAAAGACCCTGGTGCAATTGTTTGTCGAGCACCGGATCTACCAGCGGATCGAATCGGCGCGGACGGCGGCGGCGGTGTCGAAGGCGATCCACGAGGGGTTCAAGCCGCTGCGAGCGGAGATGCGGCGGGACCTGACGGACGACGATGTGGAGATGCTCCTGCGGGTGCCGATCCGGCGGATCTCGCTGTTCGACATCCAGCAGCACCGGGACGAGATGACGCGGATCCAGGCCGACCTGGCGAAGACGTTGAAGCATCTGAAGAACGTCCCCGCCTTTGCCATCGGGCGGTTGAAGGGGCTGATCGAGAAGTACGGACCTGTGTTTCCGCGGCTGACCCGTTCGGGGCGTTTCGACGAGGTGGAGGCGAAGGAGGCGGCGTTCAAGTCGTTCAAGGTCACGTACGACCGGGACAGCGGGTACCTCGGGTACAAGGTGAACGGGGACGAGTTCACCCTGATGTGCTCGAAGTTCGACAAGCTGCTGGTGGTGTATCGGGACGGGCGTTACCGGGTGATCGAACTGCCCGAGAAACTGTTCGTGGGGGCGGAGGTGCTGTTTGTCGGGCCGCCCGAGCGGGACCGGGTGTTCACGGTGGCCTACTCGACGCGGGAGGCCACGTGGATCAAACGGTTCACCTTCGGCGGCACGATCCTGGGCAAGGACTACCAGCTCTGTCCGGAACCCAAGGCGAAGATACTCTTCTTCGCCGCAGACACGCCGGAACGGATCTACATCAAGTACAAGCCGGCGCCGTATCAGCGGGTGAGCCAGCAGACCGCCAAGCCCGCCGAGTTGACGGTCAAGACGGCCCGGGCCCGGGGGAACCAGGTTTCGATCAAGGAAGTCGCCAGCATCCAGGCGAAGCAGCCGCGGAACTGGGACGCCGACGCGCCGACGACGGAACTGCGGTTTGTGTGACCGGCTTGCGGCGGTGCGGAGGAAATCGGGCGGGGGCTGCATTTCGGTCTTGGCCTCCTCCGGAGCCATGGGGAAGGTGCGCCAGCATCATGAGGAGCATTCCCTTCGTTCTCGGTTGCCTGGCGGCCCTGGGGCTGGCGGGTTCGGCGTCGCAGGGCCAGACCTACTACTCGACGACGGTCATGGGCGACGGGCCGTTGTTGTACTGGAACTTCGATGAGGCGGACGGCGATGTGCTCCAGCGCATGCCGATTGTGCCGGCCCCGGTGGGGACGGCGAACGACCTCATCCCGGCGGGCGACGCGGGGAGGGTCGGGCACGGGGCGATCGGGAGCGGATTGAATCTGGGCCGGGCGGCGTCGCTGGGGGGAAGCGGGGCCTTCGCGGCCAGCGGGGTGAGGGCGGGACGGGCGGTGTTGCCGGGAGCGTACGGGGTGGAGTTCTGGGTGCAGTTTGCAGGGCCCACGGGGGCGGGCGGGCGGAACGAATACCTGGTGAACTTCGGGGGCAACTCGCCGGCGTTCATCTACGACTTCACCCCCACCGAGATCGAGATGTACACCACCGGCGGTGCCATCGGGGGGCGCACCGCGGGCGGGCCGGTGGTGACCGACGGGGCGTGGCACCATGTGCTGTTCGCGTATTACGGGGACGGCACGGACGGCGTGGCGGACCGGGTGGACGCCTACCTCGACGGCGAGGCGTACCCGTACATCGGCAACTTCATCTCCCGGCGCCTGAGCCTGGCCAACGTGGTGGTGGGGGCGAGCAGCGCCCTCGGGGTGAACGGGCTGAACGGCCACATCGACGAAGTGGCGGTGTACGACTGGAGCGGCCTGGCGGACGAGGCGGCGGTGAGCGCACGGGTCGAGGCCATCGTGACGGGGCACCGGGCGGCGGCGATGGCGGCCGGAGGCGACTACGGCAGTGTGGTCCGCGCCCACGAGCCGCTTCTCTACTGGAATTTCGACGAGGAGGAAGGGCCGGCACGGCAGCTCATGGACATCGTGTTCCCTCCGGTCACCCATGAGAACGACCTGGTGCCGCAACTCGGCGCGTGGCGGGCCAGCCATGAGGAGATCGAATCCGGACTCGAACTGGGGCGGGCGGCGGATCTGGACGGGACATCGTATTTCG of Verrucomicrobiia bacterium contains these proteins:
- a CDS encoding DNA topoisomerase IV subunit A, whose product is MADRSQGDVPAGTPASATHPRPSHPLHQRMDRSFLEYASYVIRDRAIPNLADGLKPVQRRILWVMRRMDDGKLHKVASIAGDTMKYHPHGDASIEDALVVLTNKRYLIEGQGNFGNVFTGDPPAAARYIEARLTELARTELFHDDLTEFVPTYDGRHQEPVTLPCKIPLLLMLGTEGIAVGLSARILPHNFIELLEAQVAILQNKPFKVVPDFQTGGLMDAREYADGKGSVRVRARIRVKDDDTVIITEIPTGTTTESIVGSIEDAARKGKLKVRAIHDFTAEKVEIAVEVPKGVDPQKLVDALYAFTQCELAISSRLVVIRDNRPVEMTVSEVLRANTEQLVTLLRRELELTRDRLDLELHQKTLVQLFVEHRIYQRIESARTAAAVSKAIHEGFKPLRAEMRRDLTDDDVEMLLRVPIRRISLFDIQQHRDEMTRIQADLAKTLKHLKNVPAFAIGRLKGLIEKYGPVFPRLTRSGRFDEVEAKEAAFKSFKVTYDRDSGYLGYKVNGDEFTLMCSKFDKLLVVYRDGRYRVIELPEKLFVGAEVLFVGPPERDRVFTVAYSTREATWIKRFTFGGTILGKDYQLCPEPKAKILFFAADTPERIYIKYKPAPYQRVSQQTAKPAELTVKTARARGNQVSIKEVASIQAKQPRNWDADAPTTELRFV